The sequence TCGCAAGCAGGCGCTTTATTATGACCGCTGACGTAGCGGCAGGGGAAACGTCACGGTGACAGGAAGTAAACAAAACAGGTGTCATCGCAAGATGAAGTAACGTTATCTGTAGTGGTGCCAAGCGTAACAGGCGGAGTCGGGGAAAATTCGTGGAAATTCCTGTTTTATTGTGGATGTGTAGACTGTGTAGCTCAGTCAAATTGTTTTGTAAGAATTAGGTGGGTTTATTGGCATGTCTTGATGTATGCTAGGCTATGGCTGTGCACAAATTGGTTTGCTAGGTAGCCAGCTATAGCTGCTGCGTTGGTCACCTTGAAAGCTGATTAGGAGCTAATTTTAGCAAGCGATTCCTTTTCGATGTTAACAGGTTTCCGTTATCAGGAGGTTCAGGTCCATAGCTGGCTTTGTGACAACGAAATACAAACCCACGTTTATGCCGATAATGGTTAACTGATATTATATTAATTGCTGCGTCTCTGACGCTAGCTGGATGGACAAAGTGATTCCTtcagctggctagcttgctagtctGGATCAGAAAATTTGACCAAAGTCTGAGCTCTGTTTGAGTTCTGTTGGCTGTAAGAGCAGTCGCCCGGTAGTTCTGTAGTTATATtgtaaaggaaattaaaaatgcGTGGGAGGTGACCGCAACCAAGTTCATTTCATTCGTGGAGAGCAGAGGTGTCAGTCGCTGCATTTTAGTAAGCCGCACACCCTGCAGGTAGCTAAATATCCCAGGAACGCAGAGAAAACGTGATGACGTGACTAACATTTATATGTTCGTTGTGATTTCATGAGTGCTGTAGAAAATGCAGATATAAAAAtgtggtttattatttttgtttttgttttttttttatttccagtaaACTTCTTGTGGTAAGAGAGTGTGTATTCTTCTTGCAAAACTCTTACTGTACACATATGGTTAACTTGCTTCCGGTTCTGTATCACAAACATAGTGATGAATGACTCATCTCATATCCTTTGAtgcagatttacatttacatttatttatttgtgtgtgcagatgtgctACAGACAGACATGTCTCACCCTGAAACTCCACTACCAAGTCCCTGGGCTCTGCCCGAGTTGCTTGGACAGAGAAGGCTTCTGGGCTTTGGGGCCCTCCTGGCGTGGATGGTCTTGTTCCACTTGCTGGTGAACGtttggctgctgtgtgtgttcacgaGCCTCCTGGTGGTGCTGGGAGGCTGGCTGGGATCTCAGGCCGTCCTGGACGCCAACAGCGTGGTCCACCTGGAGCACTTCATCTCCCTGAAGACCGTCCCGCACTCCCCGGAGAGCGAGCTGCAGCTGGACCGGGAGATCCAGAGCACCATCCACAAAATCGTGCGTGACTTCGTGTCCTCCTGGTACCGCTCCGTCTCCTCCGAGGAGGAGTTCGAGGCGGAGGTGCAGGGGGCGATGCTGTCCATGGCGGAGGAGCTGAAGAGCAGGGCGCGGAGGGTGGACAGGAAGGCCCTGACGCAGCGTGTTCTGGACTTGTGTGGCTGCCACCTGCAGAGCTACATGCGGGTCAGGGAGGTCACTGCCAAGCTGGCGAAGCGACCGGGAGGAGACGGCGGCCTCACGGACGACAGCCTTTGGAAGCTGTATTGCAAATTCTGCAGACCTCACCCGGCTCTGAAAAGCTCCGCCATGGAGCTGAACTATGCCAGGGCTATTGTGGACCTGCTCTTGCATGTTCTGGTCCCTCCCCCTCATCTGGAAAGCAGAACGGGAAGGTTCGTAGTGGGAGAGCTCATAACCTGCAATGTCCTCCTTCCCCTCGTCACCAAAATGTCTGATCCAGATTGGCTGAACCTGCTGATCATTGACATCTTCACAAAGTCAAGTAAGCAAGCtgcagaagagagggagaatcCAACAGCTTCTCCCCCACCGCTGATtagtgtacagcagcagcaacagcaggacATAGAGGTCTCCTGTCCTGTGACCTTGAGGATTCAGCCAGACACACCACTTATGAGCGAAGGCCCCTTTCCCGAGCTGCCTGCCTTTGATGTCCTTGACCCTGCGGAGCTATACTACCAGCAGGAGATTGATGAGGAGGCCAGACAGGAAGCTGTAGCTAACCTGCTGCCTGCAGGGAAGTCAGGTGGTAGCACTTTGGATTACCTGAGGCCAGACACATTCAACCTTTTCTACCAAGAGTCTGACTCTGATATAGAATCTCCTCTGTCTGATTACAAGAAATGTTCCATGGAGTCCCTGGTCCTGATGAGCTCAGAGGAAGGGCTGACCGACAGATTAGGGGAATGTGTCACATCCACGGACATCAGTGTAACATACCCTGAGGAAGAGCCACAGGGCTTCATAGGGTTAGGGGGGGGCTTCTGTCCAAAAGTCCTGATCACAGAGGAGCTTGACCAGCCTGACAACCCGCCTAACGTGGACAGagcaaagggagagaggaaagctAGTTTCGGAAACATGTACCAGGACACGGTCGCGGAGAAGGAGGTGCTGGGCTTGAAGCAAGCGGGGCGCTGTGACCCGAATGAGCTCTCGTTTGAGGGTCCCCTCCACGCCGCTGCCAGCGGGGCGCCCCTGGACACCTTCAGCTTTGAGCCGCTCAGCAGCCCCGACGGCCCGGTCATCATCCAGAACCTGCGGATCACCGGAACCATCACAGCCAAAGAGCACAAGGGCTCTGGCTCGCACCCCTACACCCTCTACACTGTCAAGGTACTGAGGCCCCGTCATTACCTtacgttacatgcatttagcagacgctttcctccagagcagcttccatcCCAATAGAACGTAAGCGTATCCATTCactttaaatgagcaacagtgtcagaccaggctaacaacactcccagaccagtaagtgtgagcaAAACAGTACTGAAGCCctaacacaagttaacttgtgacAGTAGCTAAGTAAGCTAAGCTAAGAAGCTAAGATACAACATCCCTAGAACACAGAGTCAAACTACATCACAAcactaaatgtaaaataaaataatcattacCTTTCTCACAGCTTTCttcaagtcaaagtcaaagtcaactttattgtcaattctccaatatgcacacgacatacggaggattgaaattgcgtttctctcaggcccacggtgacaatacacCGAtgtacaataaacacaaatggctcagtaacacagacataaataaaaatgtgtgacattagaGACAGAACAAGCTACAGATATTTACAGGTagggcatcaaggcacatggtaggtttagaaatataaaaatataaatataaatataaattccacaGGATATTATTAagactgttatataagtaaagtgactgtgcagatctgtgtgagtttgtgcgtgattaatgttgggagtaggaatgggtggagaatagtccaggcttcagtatgggggggggggggggtcaaagttcagttctgtgttggagcagatggctgagggagggaagagagttcaacttcctaacagcctggtggatgaagctgtccctcaaccttgaggtacgggcctggaggcttctgaatctcctccccgatGGGAGGGGATTGAAGAGCGTGTGCGATGGGTGAGTGGGGTcggcagcaatgctctgtgctttacgggCTAGGCGTGTGTTGTAGATGtccaggagagaggggagtgaggcaccagagatcttttctgctgcatccactatgcgctgcagggttctcctgttggcggtggtgcagcttccaaaccacacagtgatgcagctggtaaggatgctctcaatggtgccacggtagaaggagcacatgatgggaactggggctctggctctcctcagtttgcgggggaagtagaggcgttgctgagctttcttggccagtgatgtggtgttgtttgaccaggagaggtcccctgttatgtgcacacccagaaacttagtgctgctcaccctctccacagctgcaccattgatggtcagaggatgatgctgggtgtgctctctcctaattatatatatacatatatatataattatataagttatattatatatatataagttaaCTGGTgttgatgcttgaatggtgttgtgcatgcacttgctggTCTGAGAGTGCTGTTAACCAGGTCTGGCACTGTTGGTGGGtggatacgcttctgttctGAAAGTTGCGCCGCATATAAGCATCTACAaaattaatgttctgtaatATAAAGTTActgtaacacatttttgtaccttttgtaccatttttgtctgtgttcttcACATCCAGTTGATTAAGCAAGCATCAGCTAACAGAGAACGGACGAGGTCggtcactgtctctctctgtctttctgtgctcCTGTTGGCGATGCAGTACGAGACCACGATGGAAACGGAGACCCCCGGCACGTTTCAGCCTGTGGCCTACCACACAGTGAACCGCCGTTACAGCGAGTTCCTCAACCTGCAGACCCGCCTGGAAGAGAAGCCGGAGCTGCGCAAAGTGATAAAGAGTAAGGAAGAATAAGGCCATTTCAGGGGGGTCAGAAACCGCTTCTGAAAGGTTGAAACTGAAAAGTAATTTCTTCTTTATTAGACGTGAAAGGACCCAAGAAGCCGTTCCCTGACCTTCCGTTTGGAAACACAGACATCGACAAAGTCGGGGCCCGAAAAGGACAACTAGAGGCGTTTCTGAAGGTgggacatttttttgttatgatCTCAGATTTGTGGTGGTTATTTTTCCACATCCTCAATACAGTTAGATTAATCTCTTCCTTGTAACTCTATTGTGtgctctgtactgtatgtgttttttacatttattggtTGTTACTATGAAGTGTGGATTGGATCACTTTGGTGGTAATTCAGATATGTTTTTGGCATAGTTTGTTTAAAActaactaacaataaaactAACTAAACAtactttttgtttaaaacaattttgtttaatttttttctcagcaaCTTTGTGCTATTCCTGAAACTGCCAACAGTGAAGAGGTGCAGGAGTTCCTGGCTCTTAACACAGATGCAAGAATAGCATTTGTGAAGAAACCTTTTGTTGTGTCACGGATAGATAAGGTGACCTCAATCATTCagataacacatttttttctgctatcTTTGATCCATCTTTACTTTCATAATTACATACTTTCATAATCATAGTAAATAAGCAGAACCACATGCATGGTGCgagtaataataaaaagtgaaaatttaagTTGTTAAAGGGAGCCTTAGGTCAATCTGAAAGCTGTAAGCATTTGATCTTGATTAACGCAGTATGTATCAAATTGGAGCTCAACATATGATGTAAGTtctatgaaaaagaaaataagtcTCTTAAAATTAAACTTGGAGAAAGTATTTGATAGAGTGCACCCAGCACCAAAAATGCTGAGCGTGTTCACCAAACACTCTTCTTGGGTTTATGGTTGTCAGGAAACCATTATAGGctccctcagctcctctccAATGTGAGTAGCCAGTAcgtgtgtgtacattgtgtgcTTGAGTGTTTCTTGGTTTTGCGCAGATCGTGGTGAATGCCATCGTGGACACCCTGAAAACCGCCTTCCCCCGGTCCGAGCCGCAGAGCCCCACGGAGGACATGGAGAGCGAGCCGGACGGGAAGACGCAGTCAGACGGGAAGAAACCAAAGTGAGTTGGGCTCCATGCCTGCCTCAGTGTGGTGATGGGTGTGGAGGAGCGTCTTACACTGCCCTACATTGGGCTTCCTCTCACACTGTAGAGTACAGGCTCTTATGCTAATTGATTCCTTGTTGAAATGAGTCGAATTATGAACACTGCGATATCTGGACCTGGTGTATCCATTCGAACCAGTGACTGTTAAAGAGTAGGTCCTCTTGTGAAGATGATCTATACACTGTTTTCCCCGTTTCATGAATTTTGTGGACTACATAGAAACGGAAATGTGTGATTCAGATTGTTTCTGTGGTTAATAGaggtaaattttattttagcataATGTAACTTACCCTCtgaaaatttatatatatatagtttatagTTTTGGATGTTTTAGTTGGCTTTGGCCGTATTTATAtcttgttgaaataaaaaaatgcaaaccagTAAGTCACACCCTGCCAGGGGTCTTTGGTTCATACCGAATCCCTGTTTAATTAGAGCAAAAATCCTGTGTGTTTGTagcattttttcattgtcttgCTTTCCTTTACGAGATAAACAGATGACCCCTTTCCTGTATCCTGTCAGGTCTCGCCTCAGGTTCTCCAGTAAGATTGCTCCTGCTCTCAATGTGGACGAGCTGCAGCCCAAGGTGCTCTACTGCTTCAGTGAGGGGAGCACTGTAAGTGCACGGTACCGCCATCTTCTCACCGCATTTCACCCAGCTGCCATCGCTGAGGAGCACAGCAGAGACCAGAGCTGTCACTGGGCTGTACAAGCACAATGCATGTAGAATGTGCCACCCTGTACTTCTTATAGGCACCATCTTTTATGCTGTCCACAGTCCTCATatatcattaataaataaataaatatgaaaatattattattattattattattattattattataatcattattattattattttattattattattataaggtacattaattaatattgtatgttattatataatacatattcCTTAATTATATGTGTGGTTAATTGACCTGGGAAGGGGTGGTCCCGCTCCCACTGTGCAGACCGTGAGGATGGCACATCGAGAGCTGATACCAGGTCCCTGTCCTCTCCGCGCAGGTTTTCAGTGGCCTCTCTCTTACTGAGCTGGAGGGCTTTctgaaggagcaggagaaggtGCTGAGCAAGGCGCCGGGTGCTGAGTCTCAGGAGGAGCACCgggggagcagcagggaggcgACCAGGGCCCCAGACTGCCACGGGTGTCTGGAGAAAAAGCGGCAGGGAGCGGGTTAGAAACCACCCTCCTCCTCGGTTTAGCATATTGTTGTTAGCGGTTAGCTAATTTATGTTCATGGCCATTATGAGGCGCGACCTGCAAGTTGACACCACGCTGCACCAAGGTTTGCACTCTGTTGGTGGGCAGTGGTAGTTCCTGCCAATAGGAGCCATTCACTGTGCTTCTACATTCTCAATGGCACAAGGGTGTGGTTTGCACCATTTCCCCAGGAGTTCATTTGTGATGACAACGAACGGTCTCCAAGCATTTTCATCAGTtctcagtgtgtatgtgtccatcTCCACGGTGACTGCTCCATCAGTAAATTGCGGCCTACCACCGTTTAGTATGATTCTTGTATAAATTCCTTATTCCATTACAAAAGTATATATTTAAGAGTTCTTGGTCATACTGAGAAAGAATAGCCAGAGCACTAAACTAGCAGCAAAAGGGTGAGGTATTTGGTACAGGGTTTGATGCTCACTACCACAACGGTTTGGTCAAGAACAAAAACCACGAAGGAACGTGCTGTTGTGGTAGAGAGTGTTGCCGTATCGCAGCGAGTTTTGCTGCAGGTTAAATTTATGCAAAGCCGTTATTTTATTCACATGCTTAAGGGTGTGGCACATTCTTTATCTAGAGTCTTATCTCTTTAAGACACACTTTATCTTGAGTTTATTACTACATGTGTTGTCATATCCAGtcaaaaatggagagaaaatgatGGTTTTTTTAGTTATGAAAACTACTTAGAAATGgttgtttatttaatgaaataaaaacactaccTCGCCCCATcaaatttaacaaatttaacaaTTTTCAATATGAATTTCAACAGCTGAGTACGGGGACAACGAACTCTTTCTCTGTAATGCAGTTGTAATATTGCCATCTTGAAGTGTGGCGGAATCTTATGATCTTGAATGAGCCATATCTATATCTAACTATCTGTcaatgtgcgcacacacatacatatacgtgtgtgtgtgtgtgtgtgtgtgtgtgtgtgtatatatatatataaatgggCTGTGGTTACTCCTTCTTGtcaatttgtcttttttatcgCCAGCTGAAGGTTTATTTCTGGTaaaagtttcacattttttaaaagctttttcagCTGCGTGTGTTTGGCTGTGGGCTCGTTTTTCCATCCCGGCTTTAGGAGCCCGGTGCGCCGCGGCCTCGAAAGGCTCCCCTATCACATGAGTCACCCATGCAGAGTTTTCGGTTCCCGTCAGACCTGGCCGTAGTGGAATGACTGAAAGAGAGCATTGTATGACTCAGAGGCCAAGGCATGCATTATTGGAAACTTGCTGGCCTTTGAATATGTTTCTGGGTCAACAAGTGTTCAGGAATGACTCAAATTTGCAAATGTGCAAAAGCTGCAAATAGCTGTTTGCTTTAGACATAATCAGAAACCATTGCTATTAGTTAAATATACAAGTGTTATTGTGTTAATGGTAGTGTTAGGAAgatcattatattacattattggcatttagcagacgcttatccagagtgacttacatgagtttttttttttttacaatgttatccatttttacagctggatatttactgaggcaattgtgggttaagtaccttgtccaaaggtACAGCAATCTAGAGTCATGTCTAGGGTACTCTTGGAATCTCTGTCATTGACCATGAGGAAGCTGCCTTCAGTTTTAATCAGAATCAGCGAGAGGACAAGAGATCTGTGGCGGTCACACAAGGGAGGGTTTGAACTGAAGCAGTTTACTATGCTCAGTCCTTCAGATGTGTCCCTTTAGCAAgcagggcaagagagagagagctgctagATAAGTAAATAGCGGTGAAAAGTCAGCCTGTACCGTGCTCAGCGTCAGTAATGTGGCTCTGCTTGTGTTGGATGAAATGGCAGCTGCTAACCAAACCCCCCAGTTCACTGTGAATCGATTACCTATGCTTTGGGGATTTCAGATATGAATCCGTGAAGAGATAGGCACACAGTGCCTTTACTGACATCTGCATCTGAGCCATGTGTGAAGGTTGCGTCATATTCAGCGAGAATGACCTCAGTTTCACTGTAGACTTTACCTTTGAGtcaaactgaaacagaacaggaaaGCCTTCGATCTTTTGTCAGCCGAAATGttttggctttgtgtgtcatCCTGAACCTGAAATTCATATTTGTATGTGCACATGGAACTTTTTAAGACTTGGAACTGGAGCTTAAAACCAGCCAACTTTAAATAAATTCTTGTAAGTCAAGTGCAAACTTGTATTTTGTGGCTGTTGATGGAAATCTGGTTCAGAGTTCTGTTTTCAGGTGTTAGTGAATCATCTGCATCCCCCTGTGATCAGTGTATCACCTATTGGTGTATCAGCACCTAGTGATGTAGTAATGGGATGTACAACATCAAGGACTCAGCAGTGCACAATACTTTGAAAGACTGTAACCCTACAATATGGACACAAGAGGGCAGTGTCACATTAAACATACTTTAAGGAACCCTTGGCTGATGTTTTGTAAGGAAAATGCAGGATATTTCCTTGTCTTGTTCTTGTCTGTGGATTCAGATCTCAGTTGGCATCCTGGTTGAGTGTCGTTGTGCAAGGAACTGGAACTTTGTTGTTTCAGGAAAGATCCAGATGCTTAAGTGAGTTACAGAATGTAaacatataatgtataattgCTCTAAATAAGAGTGTCTTCTAAGAGGTTAAATCACAGTGCCATGTCATTGTCACAGTAGTacatttacgttacatttattcatttggctcCAAAGTGGCTTACAAGTGACTGGAATGTGCAAGTGAGTGCAGTAGTCCAATGTAATCTGTCTAGGTGGTGCTGAATGCAGCTTTCCAAAAAGgcaactgtttgtgtgtgtccagaAATTCAGGTCTTGGTGTCCTGTGTTTCATTGTTGTGGTCAAGATTCTTgaaacttaaaatgttttactgtaaatacagcCCTGGCTGTTTACAACCTGTaggttgagttttttttctcaagatcCTCTCACGGTGCATTGTTTTGTGACAGTTTGTGATCGCACTTGCACAGGTCTACTATTTGGCAGTGTCTTTGTACAgtcattacagttttacagatCCACTATGTGGCAGTGTGTTCGGGGCTGCAGTTTTCTAGGTGTGTTCATGGTTACAGTTGTACAGATCCACCATGTGATATGTGTTCAGGGTTACAATTGTACAGGTCCATTATATGGCATTGTGTTCAGGGTTGGTTATAGGCACACTGAGTGACTGCGAATGTCTGGTTAACGTGATTTATGTTCAGtgtttggctgtttgtttgcagtgtgtgactgtgtgtttgtgattgcaCCTGCAGAGACGGCCTTGGCGGATGTGGCCCTGAACATCCTGTGTTTGCTTATGAAGGACCAGTGGGGCTGGCTGTGCACTGAGAACGTGCAGAAGACCATCAGGCTGCTGTTCGGAACCTTCATCGACAGGTATCACTCCGCAGACTCTCGACAGGTATCACTCCGCAGGCTGTCAGAGAAGCTGTTAATGATGAAACCCAGTTATTACAGCTGTTGAAGC comes from Megalops cyprinoides isolate fMegCyp1 chromosome 3, fMegCyp1.pri, whole genome shotgun sequence and encodes:
- the LOC118775694 gene encoding sorting nexin-19-like; its protein translation is MSHPETPLPSPWALPELLGQRRLLGFGALLAWMVLFHLLVNVWLLCVFTSLLVVLGGWLGSQAVLDANSVVHLEHFISLKTVPHSPESELQLDREIQSTIHKIVRDFVSSWYRSVSSEEEFEAEVQGAMLSMAEELKSRARRVDRKALTQRVLDLCGCHLQSYMRVREVTAKLAKRPGGDGGLTDDSLWKLYCKFCRPHPALKSSAMELNYARAIVDLLLHVLVPPPHLESRTGRFVVGELITCNVLLPLVTKMSDPDWLNLLIIDIFTKSSKQAAEERENPTASPPPLISVQQQQQQDIEVSCPVTLRIQPDTPLMSEGPFPELPAFDVLDPAELYYQQEIDEEARQEAVANLLPAGKSGGSTLDYLRPDTFNLFYQESDSDIESPLSDYKKCSMESLVLMSSEEGLTDRLGECVTSTDISVTYPEEEPQGFIGLGGGFCPKVLITEELDQPDNPPNVDRAKGERKASFGNMYQDTVAEKEVLGLKQAGRCDPNELSFEGPLHAAASGAPLDTFSFEPLSSPDGPVIIQNLRITGTITAKEHKGSGSHPYTLYTVKYETTMETETPGTFQPVAYHTVNRRYSEFLNLQTRLEEKPELRKVIKNVKGPKKPFPDLPFGNTDIDKVGARKGQLEAFLKQLCAIPETANSEEVQEFLALNTDARIAFVKKPFVVSRIDKIVVNAIVDTLKTAFPRSEPQSPTEDMESEPDGKTQSDGKKPKSRLRFSSKIAPALNVDELQPKVLYCFSEGSTVFSGLSLTELEGFLKEQEKVLSKAPGAESQEEHRGSSREATRAPDCHGCLEKKRQGAETALADVALNILCLLMKDQWGWLCTENVQKTIRLLFGTFIDRWLDVGMANLTSTPCWVIYLRVLQEAVWPDGTLPVQPRPARSDQQKEETRQQSLQCLMKLLPDLIPDMLGSEKYKLSWQTVLESLQDPHINRHVVYSVCDLLLECLIPESSDEGFQRSLLHSLSGTTEKASV